ACCCAGAAGCAATTAACTAACAGTACGGTACGGTATAATGACTGTGAATGAAAGAAATTCATTTTCCTTATGGACGACCATAAAACAATCACGAACACTCAATTAATTAGCATCAATTGCAAGACTTCCATTCCCCTTGCCGGTGCACACAGCGTCGCCCAAAGCACCAGTCAGCCGTAAGATGCTGTCAGCTCAGGAGAAGCTGCGCTCTATACCTTTGCACGCGGGAGTGAAGGATGCTGCTCCTCTATGCAAACGATaaaatggattttgttttaattggcAAACGCTTAATGGAACTATCTCCACCGTTGTGGATTTCCATTTACCCTGGCCCGTTGTTGGGGAGATAGCTCGACATTCTACCACTTTAGCGACAACCCACAAGCTGCGCGGGGGTGGTGAACTTGCAGCAAAACCACTCACAGTGTTGAAAGTAGTTTGAAGATCTACGgaataaaaaagtatattGCTTATATCCCAACCTATCTATATTCTCTTTATTACAAATCGATCAGCTGCAGTGCCGAACTTTTACTTCATTTTTATTAGTTCTACGAAACTGGGGAAGAATCGTTATGACACAATTTCCTTTCGACAACTTTCACCTCCTTGCTCCCCCTTTCTGTCCCGCATCTCCCATCGAGTGGTCATAGTTCAATCATTCGCCTACCCAATTCCCCATTCCAGCTCGAGCGTTATCGACTGTGGTACTTGCCCGGCGGGCCCCCCAAGAGACGGagagaaaaatatttattcaaaaagTTACCGCAACAATCATCTCTGCTCGTGGCAGTCCTACGAATCGGTGGCATCGGTGCACTTTGGTCGCACTTTTGCACTTAATCTTGAAGAGTTTACTTTCCGCAAAAGGGTCTCAAGAAATCGGTCCCCGAGTCCATCACACTGGACGGACGATACGGGCGCGCGCTCAGCTACCGATTGTTCGGCGGCCAATGTTTCCGCCCGATAAACTTTGTTAAGAAAACTTTGTCTGTTTcgatgcacacatacacattgtcGAGGGTCGTCGGTTCGTCGGTTCGTCGATCGTATTCTCTTGCTTGGACACACTTTGATTGCAATTTGACAACTTTCTGCTCAAATGGTTTTGTAACAACCACGAACCAATGAGAGAGCGGGGAGGCAGAAACAATCACGATCGTAACTCAGTTTGATGAACAGTTTCCGTTTTTGGTGGTGCAGAGAAATTTCATTACAGCTTAGCCGGGCAATCTTTATCGAAGGAAACCTGGATTCTGATTCTAAGCTGTAAAACTGATTTCACACTCGTTTGATATGGTTTAAAACATTGTTTCTCTttacatttcatttaaaattccTAGCCATCTTAACTCTCCCCTTCTCTACACGCAACTAACggacaatttaaattttcccgCGGTTCATCAAACGTCATTCGTAGCCGGCACTTTTGACGTTTCCCCTTTTTGACGGCGGAGATTGTGttgataacaacaacaaatcgtATTTTCGTTCACGTTCGCCGTATCGGTGCACTGCAtttatcaattattttatcaattttccaCAATTATCACGCTCACCCGTTCTGTTCGAAGTCTTTTCGGTGTTTCAACGTCAAGGCTTAGCTTGTACTCCAGTAAGTACCTTCTTCACAGTTCGCACTTTCCGCAGTAAAAGTAACTTGCGCCTTTCCCTCCCCAATCACAGCGATGACGGCGATTTCCCTTATCTCGTCCACGAAATGCTTCGGTGGATTGCAAAAGATTTACTCGCACCAGTCGAAGGAGCTGGCGTGCGAGATGAAGTTTGCCGTCTTCCTGCCGGCCGCTGCGGAGGACCGCCGACTCCCCGTACTCTACTGGCTGTCCGGGCTCACCTGCAACGAGACGAACTTCATACAGAAGGCGGGCGCACAGCGGTACGCCGCCGAGCACAATCTAATCGTCGTCTGTCCGGATACGTCCCCCCGCAATGTGAACCTCCCTGGGGAGGACGATTCGTGGGATTTCGGATCGGGCGCCGGGTTCTACGTCGATGCAACGCAGGAACCGTGGAGCAAACACTACCGCATGTTCAGCTACGTCACGCAGGAACTGATCGAGCTGATCAACGGCAACTTCCCGACGGTGGCCAACAAGATGAGCATCGCCGGTCACAGCATGGGCGGCCATGGGGCACTGATCTGTGCGCTGAAAAACCCGGGCCTCTACAAATCGGTGTCCGCGTTCGCTCCCATCAGCAACCCTACCAGGTGCCCGTGGGGCGAGAAAGCGTTCGGCGGCTATCTGGGCGTGGACAGCAAGGAGGAGTGGAAAAGCTGGGACGCTAGCGAGCTGGTCGCCGGTTACAATGGGCCACCGCTGGAGCTGTACCTCGATCAGGGTTCGGAGGATAGCTTCCTGAAGGATGGGCAGCTGCTGCCCCAAAACCTGGTCGATGCGTGCCGTGCCGCTCAGGTGCCGTGCGTGTTGAACATGCGGGAAGGGTACGATCACAGCTACTTCTACGTTGCGTCCTTCATCGGCGAACACATTGCGTACCATGCGCGCCATCTGCAGTAAGGGCCACGGGTTTGGGCGaaacaacagcacaaaaaacgACTGCAACACGATTGGAGTGAAGCAATaaacggtttgtttttttttttttttttgaattttattcaTCTTTCCGTGCGATAAGCTCCCTCGACGGTCATTTCTTCGGTGGCCCTCGCAGCTCGTGCCAGTAGCCGACAAAGTGTTCCCTCAGGGGCCACACGTTCTGGCTACCGAAGTGGCACCAAAACAGCCCAAACAGTGCTCCACCGAGATGGGCGGCATGGTCAAAGATCCTCCAGCCGAGCAACACACCCGCCAGATCGATGCCCATTATAACCTTTATGGCCTGTAaagacaaaagaaaagaagcttTCAGTTCGACTCACTTCACTCTACTTTCACGCCCATCCCTCCGAAAGTCGTACTTACAGCGCCGGCCGAAAAGGTGTACATCGGAAGGAACAGTATGCTAAGCTGCGTGTCCGGATACTGGCTGCACACGTACGCCAGTATGCCCATGATTGCGCCGGACGCACCGAGCGACAGGCCCGGCTGCCGGGTGACCGTTTTGAACACGTGGCTCGCGAACGACGCAATCACGCCGGCACTCAGATAAACGCCCAGAAACTGCTCCCGGCCCAGCGTGGCGACGGCAGCGTGCGAGAAGCTGTGCAGCACGTACATATTGGCCAGGATGTGAAACAGCGAGTAATGGCTGAAGGTGGACAGAAACATTGGCCAGCAAACTGCTTCTGCAAATTTAAGAATACACCGACACAGTTAGCACCCAATCTGCGAGCAAAGCGAGACGGCTTACTTGCGGCCGGGTTGGAGGCGAAATATTTCACCATCGTCGGGGCCAGGCTCGGTATCCGCCACAGCCCGTACACGAGCACGTTCAGCGCACAGATCGGTGCAAATATCCGCTCGCCCGGGGACAGCTTATTCCACCAGCCGGTCAAATCCTTGCGCCACTGCTCCATCTCCTGCCGCTGGTGTTTCATGCGCTCTTTGAACCAGTTGACGCTTAGCTTGCTTCGCAGTGCCTGCATTGCGCGCGATCGGATCGTTTCGTACTCCCAGATGGAAACCCCTATGAAGCTTCCGGTGGAGAACTAGCAAAGGAATGCACATAGAATATAAAGCGTCCTTATCGGTGGCAGGCAGGAACCTTCTTACCGCGGCAGTAAACAGCAGCGAGCGCCATATCTTCGAAGGATCGATGTAGCCCGACTCAACCACTATCCCTTGCACTTCCGTCGGTACGATCGTTTCCCGCGGGGCGAACGATTCCGTGCGCGTGTTGTTCCTCGCATTTCTGCTGTACCGTGCGATCGTTAGCTGTCGGTCGGTTCCACTTCGGGCGAGGCATTGTCGGGTGTGGGACAGGAAGCTGGATCTGCAAACGAGTGCCGGGTTAGTAGTAACGGAAGTTAACGTGGTCGCTTCGGCAGTGTGGCTTCTTTACCTGATCACCGCCGGTCCCGTCCGGCACATCAACACCGATATAAGTGGCATGGTCGCTGTTTCGTTGATACAATCTTCACTCTGTGTTGTTGCCGGGTAGTGCATTCATAGTTTACCACAACATTTGCACTTAATCGCGTGTGCAATCCGAGGGGAATCCGAGGGGAATATTACACAAGatttcgttatttttttccttccggGATTTGTTTTCGCTGCTTTTGAggccacaacaacaatcagctGTCAGGTGGTTATGATTGGATAATTTGCCGGGTTGGATCATCAATCCACAACACTGGTGAAATTGGTAACATTTTCAGAAGCATCTAGCAAACGTTTCTGAAATAaccatttttcttcaaaccCCTTCCGTAAATTGTTTCGTTTAGCATAGTTTTTCAGAATAAATtagcaaaaataaagtttaattACACATTACCCTTTGTGGTTCTCTTGACCCCAGATTCCCGTACCTTGTTGACGTCAAATcgtcatttgacagctgtacGTCTCCCATTCGATAAAACAGGAGGTGAGCTCATACCGTTCACTTCAAATCTATTTTGACAGGCATCCTCCATCCTTTTCTCAAAAACACAAATGCATTTTTGTAATCTCAAATCCTTCTATTTAATTCCGTTAATTCTATTGCTCATGTTAGACTGTGTGTATTGAACTATTTACTGCCCAAATTTACACACATTCAACACTATTGAGCGCTTGCTTCTGCCACACCAACCAGGCCGTCTACTGTCAAACGAAGCACCCATTTTTTCTACGAAATCACTTGACAGCCCATCACCGACACGTACCTGGGCGGTGACGACGTTTCACCGTTTTGCAGCTGATCTGCTGCTCAAAGCAGTTCGTCTCGTTTTCGGAttctgcaacagcagcagccacataCAGCCACAACAGCGCACACGGAGTGAGGAAAAATCGGGAATGTTTTTTGCCAGTGCCTTCTAGCGTGCGCCCGCCTCTCCTTATCGCAGTCCGATTTTTCCTAATCGTTCCCCCTATCGCCCTTTACTGCTCGCGTGCCATCGGAAGAGGCCTTTCGTGTCCGCAGGCCCAGTGCAGCACCAGTTTTGATTTCCTGATTTCCTGATTGTCCGGACGGCCATTCGCACCCAACCCCCCACCCACCAGCCACTTCGCGACCGCAAATGCAAATCGTGCACAGAAAATCTCGCAACTcccagtggtggtggtcgacGGCCGGTCGTTGGGCAGCCGTCGGGCGACAAAGCACGGCTGTGTAAAGGTAAAAAGGTGCTATTCCTCGACACACGACTCGTCTTGGCCTTggccgtgcgtgcgtgcgtgcgtgaagtgtgtgcgtgagtgcgtaaagtgtgcgtgtgtgtttaccGTCGGTTTACTGAGTGGTTCCGCAGTTTCATCTGTCTTCGGCCCTGCCTGTCCCTATTCCGCTCTCCACCCTGGATCTAGTGGCCAACTGTGATGAGCTGCTGCACACGCATGGCAAAACGTAATTGTCTCCAGTGAAGAGTGAGCGAGATGAGATGCTGCTAgtctaccaccatcaccaccaccaccactaagCATCCGACTAGTGCATCCGTTGCATCCGTGCTGTACACTACGCTACTAAGCAGTgatatgaagaagaaaaagtagtTCCAATTTCACGGGCccccgcgcgtgtgtgtgtgtgtggctcctGCAATTCCCCTGCCATTACTATCACCTTCCACACCTTCGGCAAAGCAGAAAAAGCAGTTGTGTGCCCTCCCCATACAGCAGGCAGTATTCGTGCAGTCAGAAGTGCCTCTCTCTCGCAAGTTGCCTGCTCGTTGCTTGAATATCTCTCACCGCTTTCGTCGTAGCCCGCGCTGCCCTTTCACCACAATTGGTCACCCTTTTCTCGCCGCCGTTTAGTTTTTGGGGATCAAgattggtgtttttttgcttcgattTGGCCTTCACCACCCACAACAATCCCTCGGGGAGGCCTGCTGGCACGAGCCACCTGGTGTCGAtgagtgtgcgtgtatgtgagtgtgtgcgtattAAGTTAGTGTGAATAAAGTGAGCAGAGAAGTAGAGTGTGCATTGCTCGTGTACAGGCTCCTCgctcgtgcgtgcgtgcgtgccaCTGTGTGTGCCTGTTCTGTGTCCATTGGCGgtgcaaaagagagagagagtgagagaaagagagattgTGTTTCTCCAGCCAGCCAGCTGCACACAGTGTGTGCAAAGTGCGGGCGGTGTAACAGGTGGTGAAAGCGGACGGAAGGAAATGTCTCAGACCAATTCGTTCCAGCCGTGGAAACAGACGCTCCCGGTCGGTTTGCCGTCCAACCTTGGCACCGCCATCTTCGGTGGCACCACAGCTGGCAGCAGtagtgcagcagcagtagtagcaggcTATGGAAAAGTGCCactgctaccaccaccaccactgcaaCCGACACCGTCGccttcctcgtcctcctcatcctcctcgtcgtcctcgtcgtcgctCGGTTCGGTCAGCTCGTCCACCCCGGGCCCGCTAGGCGCGATCATGCACGCCGGGCCCCCGCTGCTGACCGTGCCACCGTCGCCCGGCAGCGGCACCGTATCGTCCTCGACGGCGACCCCGCTCCCACCGTCGCCCGCCGGGCCGGCTGCCGGCGGTCCCGACTTTCTCGCCCAAATGGCGGTCAACAAGCTGAAGCTGGGAAAGCTAAACGCCAGCTACGAACTGACGGCCgctagcagcagcggcagcggcagcgcgGTCGCCTCCTCCCATGCGTCACAGACGGCGGCCAGCTTGGAGATGGAGCTGGGGGAGCTGGGAACGGAACAGCAGGAGGCGAGCGTTGCCGCTATGAGGGCGATGCTGACCAGCTCCGGCTGCCACAATCCGGCGGCCCTCGGCGATCGAGAGCGCGAACAGCAGATAcagcaaatatttgaaaaatccATCAGGTGAGCCTGGAAGCTTATTTTCTATTCTATCCACCTCCCCACCCCGAACACAATCGCCAGACagtctctctcgctctctcgcctGTCTGCTTTGCTGTCGAGCACAGGGCAGGGGTTTTCCGTTCGAGTGCagtatgttttattattttttaatttctatcTGTTTAATATGGGAATTAATTGCTTCTTTGCTGACCGAGTGCTGAAGCCACTACATGGCTCCTAAAAATCATCACGAGTGTCTAGGGCGCCACCACTTTACTGTGGATAATCCCAAGTCTAATCACGAATTCGGCAGAAAACATGTGATATTGATTTTATTATATCTATATCAAGCTGATTGGACTCTTTGACACGTAAACCTTACAGAAATTttgcaaatttcaaataaattttctgttcAGAATAAGTTGcttttttcctgctttttAACCTGACCGTTTCTCCTACTTTTTATCCTGGTTAACATATGAACAATATCAGCTGTTATACAGTGTTGGTGAATCAGAATGATCACCTATGTACGAAtaaaagcttcttttttttctttaaaactTGTACAATGCTTCAAGAACAGCAATGACGAACTAAACAAGTTATGCATTTCGGAAATGTTTGATATTTAGGAAATTAAAACCTAGAATTAAAgaatttttcatgttttgttttgaataccGGATTTTTTGTCTATGCTTCCCATCTTTTTTGGACTTGTTCTACGATTTAGTGGGTGTTAGCCAGATGTGTTTGATGATtgatattgatttttattcaaacGATACAAAATAAATCGTGGATGCGATCCAAAAATATATGGGAAAGGATGAATATATTGTGGGACGAACCCAGAAACAAAATACAGGAAATAACCCAAAAACCAAAAGCATAACATTATACCATTCATACAAACATTAGGAAATTACACCCCTTTGTTGCAGCTACACAACAATTCTGAACAAATGTCCTCGTTGAAACCACGCACAGAACGAACTACCATACTCCCCGAATCTACAATAATAGTTTAACTTTCTATAACTCTAATTTGGACGGCCCCGTGGTCCTGTCATCAACTCGAACAACTCAAAACCATGCCCGTCACGAGTTTAAGCCTAGAATAGACCGTCGCCCCGTAGCAAGGAATGACTATCCGGCGGTGGTAATGAAAAAAGTATCTTAGGCCTTTATTGGCCGGCAGTTCcgcataggacgttacgccaaatgcaagaagaagaagaactctAATTTAGACATCAAATTCACTGTGTAAAAGGGATCTAATCTTATAATACATGTTAGATTATTACCACATGTTAGAAGATTTCatacaaattgaaacaaatagtGCATTATGTGTTGAACCCGTGTATGAGATCGGGTCCCAGTCTTTGGCTGAatcccgttcccttggcttgTCTTATTACTTATTCAACATTCAGAATCATTATGCTTCATAAATCTATAGCAAAATCCTAAATTGTACCACATTGTTTGGAATACGAATAAATGATAGAAGCTACAGTAATATGACTTCAAAAAAACCTACCCAAGTGATATCAAACTGCATTTAAACCCTAAACCTAGTAAAAAGATTGAAAATATACAATAATACCTGAACCCCTACGTCACATCGAATGTAACGACGTAACCGGCCGAAAAGCCCTGCAAAATCCGCCAAACCTGATCGATCACGGTCGCTTGATGATGTTTTGAGTTAGTTCAAGCTCCCTTCGAacggagaacaaaaaaaaacatgcacacacacacacacacacacacacacacatacagacaaacAGGCTAAACACAGAGACAGCTAAAGCGACccgaaagaagagaaaaacatTTGCGCACCACCCCACTCTCCTCTCCACCCCTCGAACGTCATTCGCGCGGAGTGTGGACTGCTCTGCGATCCCAAAAAGCAAGTTAGCAGTATAGGCGAATGCGCAGAACGGTTGGCATAAAGAAGGGGAAGGAAGGGGAGGGGGTTGGGGAGTGCACAGTGTTcagtagaagaaaaacaaatcatccGAGCCCCGCGGCCGGCCCGCCTATTATCGTTATCTGGCCGTGTGCTCGCGCGTACGCTTATCGTTTGATTTTGATTCCATTTGAGCTCCACTCTGCTCTGCGCTTGGCTCGAAGATTTTGGCCTGTTCCAGTGTTTCTTCTTCCCTTCGTGGGTCGCCCCCTTCTCTTCGGCGTTCCCAGTCgattgtttttggtttgtgttCTCTTGCCCTTCAGGTGTCGCCACTGGTTCCTTCCCCTCCCACCGGTGGCGGTATATGGTTTTGGGAGTACCGTATTGTCGCGTGTTTATGTTCCCCAGCCGTAGGAGCCTTTTGTCTTTGTCTGTTGGACGTTGCCGGGAGGCGAAAACAAAGGCTATTGGACTCTAAAAGCCAACGGCCATGCAGACGTGTGTCTTAATTTCGGGCACCACTAGATCAAAGGGAAAGGGTGCATCTTCCGAAAGGTGTATTAATTGCCTGCTAATTCGCACGATGAGTGGCCACTCCTTGTGTCTTACTGTCCGCGGTTTCGATGACTGATGCATCACCATCTCAATTAGCAGCGCACGGCTTATTATTTATCCGGCACACGCCGCCAACCGTTCCAACGCGAGCATGTCCTAAGCAGATCGGATTGGTTCGGCGAACGATCTCGACACTTTTTATCCGAAACGAAGAAGGACACCGCATTAGTCATGATGGTGAAATTCCACCACCTAAAACAGAGAAGATTGACCGCCCGGTGCGGTTATTTTGTCAAGGTCTTTTCTCCTTTCCTATCTGCAACCCATGAATTGTACAAATGGatcttttattttgtgttcaAATGTTTAACTTCACAGCGACAGCACAAAGAAACAGATATTGGAAATACTGGAGAAAATATCGACCCTTCGGCCGCCGGaacggctgctgctgtatcTTCGCATGCCCGGTGGCTACCCGGAAACAGGTACGGTAGAAACAAACAAGCGCCTTTTGCTAGGCTAACCACACACGACTCATGATTTCCATGATTCGCTCGCTTCTCTTCGCCGGTAGATCCACTGCGCCAGTCGCAGAATCCGCTCGGGACGCGGCTCGAGATTAATCACACCATCAACTGGGTCCGGTCGCATCTAGAGCACGACCCGAATGTGTCAATTCCGAAGCAAGAAGTGTACGATGATTATGTGTAAGTATGATTGCGCACGTGCTTTGTTTGGCTCGGCGCTACTACGCCAGGCCAATTCGCTAATGTGTGCGTTCTGCAACCTCTCTCCGCCCAAACCCACGAAACGAAACATAGAGCCTACTGCGCACGGATCAACATTAAGCCGCTGTCGACGGCCGATTTCGGCAAGGTGATGAAGCAGGTGTTTCCCGGCATCCGGCCCCGCCGGCTCGGCACGCGAGGCCACTCCCGCTACTGCTACGCGGCGATGCGCAAAGCCACCAAGCTTCCGGTTCCGAAGCTGCCCGATCTCACCACCAGCGCCGCCGCCGTCGAGGTAAGCAATAGTAGCTTCTGGAGCTTGTGGGATACTTTCGTGACTGTTTCTTACAGGAAATGAACTTTTTGTGAaaggaattggactctatagactctttttttgcacaaatccAATAAGAATTCCCAATAaacctgtccaaaaagggtaccatagagtccaatttgcATCCCATAAAGTTCATTTCCATTAAGAATGAATCACGAAAGTACCCCACTGCTATGAGGACCTCTGAAAAACCTTGTATGATAGGCCCGCTCTCACCGTTGCCCGATGGCACCGTTGTCTGCTTCTGCACTTCCACTGCAACCCTTTCAGAGTCAACCGAACGAGGGCCAACACTACACCGAGGAGGAATCGTGGAAGGTGGTGAAGGGGTGGGCGGAAGCGATGCTACCGTCCTGCTTCACCACGATCAACGAGCTGGCCGGCTTCATCGCGAAGAACAACCTCAACTCACCGTCCGGCCTAGCGAGCCGGCAGCAGCTGCACAAGAAGATTCTGCAGCGCGAGATGAAGGAAAAGCGAAAGCTATCGGTAAGTAGTGTGTAAGAGTACCCCACCCGGCTTACCCAAGCGCTCTGGCGGTGTCTTATCGGGCAAAAGCACCAGTCCGGCCCCTCCGGCAGTTTGCAAAGCGTGTGCAAGGAGCGTGTGGGACCGATTCGGGAAGGTGCGGTGACGACATCGCTGCGGTGTCGCGCCGTGGGAACTCGAGTCACAGTCGACAGCTCCCCTCGCCACCCGCCCCTGTCTGTGGGTGCACACCATGATCATGTTTGCATGTGTGCGTTTGCTATATATCCGCGTATGACGGCGACGTGGCGCAAATGCCGCCGCACGCGCACTGAAACGTGACTCCGGTTCAAGTGCGCGCGCGATCATCCTCAAACACATGCAAAAGCTTAGCCTTGTCACGGCGTGGGGAAGTAGAGGGCATTGGGTGGGGGGGGGTCTAACTGGGTCTAATGTTTCTGTCTCCTCTGTTGCACATTTGTGCAGCGCGAATTCGATGGCCCTCTATGCCTCATTACCACatgttttcctcttttttttctttcttttcttccatCTCTTTCCCCCTTCTTTCCCCTTTACGCATAGGCCGTGGCGATGAAGAAGCGGCGCAAGAAGCGCAGGAAGACACTCTCGACAAGCATTTGTGACGCGCCGGAACTGTCCCGCACTGCCGCCGGCACACCGCCGGACAAGGCGAAACCACCGTCGTCCGGGGGAGGAGACGGAGCAGGGGGAGCCTTCGGCGCGGTGGAAACTCAGCAGCGAACCGTAAGtacaaagcagcagcagcagcagcagaaccagCAACAGCCAAACTCCACCACGATCGATGGAATGAACCCAGCGTGTAACGGGACTGCCACGTCGGCGGCGGATGCGACCAGTCAGCTGCTCCAGCACATGATAAAGCGCGAGCAGCAGGAGTACCTCGACGAGGACAACAATAACACGACCCCGGCGGGCGGGCTCGTCGGCACCGGCAAGATGATGCTTCTGCaacgtcagcagcagcagcagcagcagcagcaaagtacAAATCTCAACTGTGATACTAGCAATGGTTTCTTGGAGTCGTTGAACAAAGACCTGATGATGGCAGTGGCGGCCAGCGGGTTTCTTCCACCGTCAGCGACCGGGGTGCCATCGGTAATCGCTCACCCACCGCAGCatctgcaacagcagcagcagcagcagcaacagcaactaaTGCAGCAGCGTCTACTGGAGGGCGGTATGCGCAGCCCGCAGGATCAACAATTCCTTCAGAATGTGTACTGCAAAAAGGTGCGTCAGGCGCAGCAGTTG
This is a stretch of genomic DNA from Anopheles merus strain MAF chromosome 2R, AmerM5.1, whole genome shotgun sequence. It encodes these proteins:
- the LOC121599813 gene encoding presenilins-associated rhomboid-like protein, mitochondrial produces the protein MHYPATTQSEDCINETATMPLISVLMCRTGPAVIRSSFLSHTRQCLARSGTDRQLTIARYSRNARNNTRTESFAPRETIVPTEVQGIVVESGYIDPSKIWRSLLFTAAFSTGSFIGVSIWEYETIRSRAMQALRSKLSVNWFKERMKHQRQEMEQWRKDLTGWWNKLSPGERIFAPICALNVLVYGLWRIPSLAPTMVKYFASNPAAKAVCWPMFLSTFSHYSLFHILANMYVLHSFSHAAVATLGREQFLGVYLSAGVIASFASHVFKTVTRQPGLSLGASGAIMGILAYVCSQYPDTQLSILFLPMYTFSAGAAIKVIMGIDLAGVLLGWRIFDHAAHLGGALFGLFWCHFGSQNVWPLREHFVGYWHELRGPPKK
- the LOC121599820 gene encoding S-formylglutathione hydrolase, whose product is MTAISLISSTKCFGGLQKIYSHQSKELACEMKFAVFLPAAAEDRRLPVLYWLSGLTCNETNFIQKAGAQRYAAEHNLIVVCPDTSPRNVNLPGEDDSWDFGSGAGFYVDATQEPWSKHYRMFSYVTQELIELINGNFPTVANKMSIAGHSMGGHGALICALKNPGLYKSVSAFAPISNPTRCPWGEKAFGGYLGVDSKEEWKSWDASELVAGYNGPPLELYLDQGSEDSFLKDGQLLPQNLVDACRAAQVPCVLNMREGYDHSYFYVASFIGEHIAYHARHLQ